A single window of Archangium gephyra DNA harbors:
- a CDS encoding BMA_0021/BMA_0022 family TOMM bacteriocin yields the protein MAKPDQLTEWRSVWLKAVALSWKDPAFKQELLADARRALEVYFDYTLPTSVDLKVVEPASPETAGWRQRGGQHAWSLPLPKLEMALPPKPKDDNLQAVALASYDPHHPMGCF from the coding sequence ATGGCGAAACCGGACCAACTGACGGAGTGGCGAAGCGTCTGGCTCAAGGCCGTGGCGCTTTCCTGGAAGGACCCCGCCTTCAAGCAGGAGCTGCTGGCCGACGCCCGCCGGGCCCTCGAGGTGTATTTCGATTACACCCTGCCCACGAGCGTGGACCTCAAGGTGGTGGAGCCCGCCTCTCCCGAGACGGCGGGGTGGCGTCAGCGTGGCGGTCAGCACGCCTGGAGCCTCCCCCTGCCCAAGCTGGAGATGGCCCTGCCGCCCAAGCCCAAGGACGACAACCTGCAGGCCGTGGCTCTCGCGTCGTACGATCCACACCACCCCATGGGCTGCTTCTGA